One part of the Aurantibacillus circumpalustris genome encodes these proteins:
- a CDS encoding tyrosine-type recombinase/integrase has product MQTPKVILGRDKHKKIDIVKISFEKNNELLRCLRKLPQLKWSATLRTWYAPYTSSLTKEILKLVQGLAEIHFDVAAKESVIVEISSSKTHNESVTVIKSPAKQLAELNPDQEGNVKTLEYWMRSRRYSESTISTYTEALRVFLRYFPNKAVDDITNEDLIVFNNQYIILHKLSASYQNQVVNAVKLFFRTVQKRSMDVELIYRPKRAKLLPNVLSKEEVKWILNALNNIKHKTMLSLIYACGLRCGELLRLKPEHVDERRKLLIIKQSKGKKDRIVPLSDKVVALISEHLRIQKGDFFLFEGQTKGQMYDDRSLQQVLRNAVSKAGIRKPVTLHWLRHSYATHLLEGGTDLRYIQEILGHNSSRTTEIYTHVSNLSIQRIISPFDTL; this is encoded by the coding sequence ATGCAAACACCCAAAGTTATTCTTGGAAGAGATAAGCATAAAAAAATTGACATTGTCAAAATCTCATTCGAAAAAAACAATGAATTGTTACGTTGTTTAAGAAAATTGCCGCAACTAAAGTGGAGTGCAACACTGCGCACTTGGTATGCGCCCTACACTAGTTCGTTAACCAAAGAAATTTTAAAATTAGTGCAAGGCCTTGCTGAGATTCATTTTGACGTTGCAGCTAAAGAGTCTGTGATTGTGGAAATAAGTTCATCAAAAACTCACAACGAATCAGTTACGGTTATAAAATCTCCAGCAAAACAATTGGCGGAATTAAATCCTGATCAGGAAGGAAATGTAAAAACTTTAGAATATTGGATGCGTTCGCGTAGATATAGTGAAAGCACTATTAGTACATACACTGAAGCGCTACGTGTTTTTTTGCGATATTTTCCTAATAAAGCGGTTGATGATATAACGAATGAAGATTTAATTGTTTTTAACAATCAGTATATTATTCTGCATAAATTATCGGCTTCCTATCAAAATCAAGTCGTAAACGCAGTGAAACTATTTTTTCGCACTGTTCAAAAACGGTCGATGGATGTTGAGCTAATATATAGACCAAAAAGAGCGAAGTTGCTGCCTAATGTCTTGAGTAAGGAAGAAGTTAAGTGGATTTTGAACGCCTTAAATAACATTAAACACAAAACCATGTTAAGTTTGATTTATGCCTGTGGTTTACGCTGCGGGGAGTTATTGAGGCTAAAGCCAGAACACGTTGATGAAAGACGAAAACTATTAATTATAAAACAGTCGAAAGGTAAAAAGGATCGCATTGTTCCTTTGAGTGATAAGGTAGTAGCTTTAATTTCCGAACATCTAAGAATACAGAAGGGTGATTTTTTTCTATTTGAAGGGCAAACAAAAGGACAGATGTATGATGATCGTAGTTTACAACAAGTGCTGAGGAATGCAGTTTCGAAAGCGGGCATTCGAAAACCCGTAACTCTGCATTGGTTGAGACACAGTTACGCAACGCATTTATTAGAGGGAGGCACCGATTTACGTTATATACAAGAAATTTTGGGGCACAACAGTAGTAGAACAACGGAGATATATACCCACGTAAGTAATTTGAGTATTCAACGCATTATTTCACCATTTGATACTTTATAG
- a CDS encoding M56 family metallopeptidase produces the protein MVNLIFKYLFESSLCLILFIETYRILIANKTNFSWMRFYLLISMALTLIIPLIVIPIEWSVKLIQTDSFPNTFLMQAKQTATTVVNNDPNFIQANSGISILKMVLFIVFIVYMIGIIYKSYFVIKNLVEISSLIKKNSKVKEGNYWIVYLKTETPAFSFLNYIFINNTYKDLSSYELQVIKNHEMVHVKQYHTLDILFVELVGIVFWFNPTVNYLKKSIKEIHEYIVDERIAGHGENKKAYAQLLLTLASDTNVFDLATSFTGEHIKRRILMIAKPRTSPKYKLIFFVLVPLTAMLLLSFSYLKNPKANSKIRNEVKGLKLKKYCGVYFPSKRDINFELKPMEIILKDDKLFVNGTVALHFEADSIFSYTDNSERTIKFDLDSKKEVTGCALLKFETKGHANYIVLKGEYSKGKQVK, from the coding sequence ATGGTTAATTTAATTTTTAAATATCTCTTTGAGAGTTCTCTATGTTTGATTCTCTTTATAGAAACTTACAGAATACTTATTGCTAACAAGACGAATTTCTCATGGATGAGATTTTATCTATTAATTAGCATGGCTCTTACTTTAATTATACCATTAATTGTCATTCCGATTGAATGGTCAGTCAAATTAATTCAGACCGATTCATTTCCAAATACGTTTTTAATGCAGGCAAAACAGACAGCGACCACAGTTGTAAATAACGATCCAAATTTTATTCAAGCTAATTCAGGGATTTCTATACTCAAAATGGTTCTATTCATTGTTTTTATAGTTTATATGATTGGAATTATTTATAAATCCTATTTCGTTATCAAGAATTTGGTGGAAATAAGTAGCTTGATTAAAAAAAACTCTAAGGTAAAAGAAGGAAATTATTGGATCGTTTATCTTAAAACTGAGACACCTGCTTTCTCTTTTCTTAATTATATTTTTATTAATAACACTTATAAAGATCTTTCTTCTTATGAACTGCAGGTTATAAAGAACCATGAAATGGTTCACGTAAAACAATACCACACACTTGACATTTTATTTGTTGAACTTGTTGGTATAGTATTTTGGTTCAACCCAACTGTAAACTATTTAAAGAAATCCATTAAAGAAATTCACGAATATATAGTTGATGAAAGAATTGCTGGACATGGCGAAAATAAAAAGGCATACGCCCAGCTATTATTAACCTTAGCATCCGACACTAATGTATTTGATCTCGCAACAAGTTTTACAGGCGAACATATTAAACGTAGAATTTTGATGATTGCAAAACCTAGGACTTCTCCAAAATATAAACTTATATTCTTTGTTCTCGTTCCGCTCACTGCAATGTTGTTATTATCATTCTCCTATTTAAAAAATCCTAAAGCGAATTCCAAAATACGAAATGAAGTAAAGGGTTTGAAATTAAAAAAATATTGCGGTGTATATTTTCCATCAAAAAGAGACATTAACTTTGAGCTAAAGCCAATGGAAATAATACTTAAGGATGATAAGTTATTTGTCAATGGAACTGTTGCATTACATTTTGAAGCAGATAGCATATTCTCATATACTGATAATAGTGAAAGAACTATTAAATTCGATCTCGATAGTAAAAAGGAAGTTACAGGCTGTGCTTTACTAAAATTTGAAACAAAAGGACATGCTAATTATATAGTTTTAAAGGGTGAATATTCAAAAGGTAAACAGGTAAAATAG
- a CDS encoding BlaI/MecI/CopY family transcriptional regulator, producing the protein MDELTKAEERIMLIFWELKKAFVKDVLAEIPDKPKPPYNTISSVARILANKGYLKYNTYGKTYEYYPAISQADYRKIKVKKMLSGYFSDSPSTLLSFMINEEKLSKREIEKMKNIINKIS; encoded by the coding sequence ATGGATGAATTAACAAAAGCAGAGGAACGTATTATGCTAATATTCTGGGAGTTAAAAAAAGCGTTTGTAAAAGACGTATTAGCTGAAATTCCTGACAAACCGAAACCACCATACAACACAATTTCATCTGTAGCAAGAATTCTTGCCAATAAAGGATATTTAAAATATAACACATACGGAAAAACATACGAATATTATCCAGCGATTTCTCAAGCGGATTATCGAAAAATTAAAGTGAAAAAAATGTTGTCGGGTTATTTTAGCGACTCTCCTTCAACACTTCTATCATTTATGATCAATGAAGAAAAACTTAGTAAAAGGGAAATAGAAAAAATGAAGAATATTATAAATAAAATATCTTAG
- a CDS encoding T9SS type A sorting domain-containing protein — MKNYLLCVFISLSHLLFSQTTLTQAFNGPVAGDVESTFGLDTSAYSSGLPINVIGNNVTWDFTKIVGFEPLLKDNYLSAASVPSSSNYSGCNLVQESTGLYTYLKSTTSPTTQTELLALNISSISLTFTNSAIIAKYPITYGSTSTDNLSGTFTFSVNGTFSGSITSSADGIGTLNLAMGSVLTNVIRVKSIQSINFNASLIAGFPPTQVATFKQTTYDYYSPLFKFPVISINYSKFTTVLTSSATVTGNATGSANYIVVGLKENTLNNQDVILYPNPTQSSFGIHLNNGITLSSTKLYNHLGELVLADDKNVINFSELPTGIYIAEIVTDKGSIRKKIVKE; from the coding sequence ATGAAGAATTATTTATTATGTGTTTTTATTAGCCTAAGCCATTTACTTTTTTCTCAAACAACTCTTACGCAAGCTTTTAACGGGCCCGTTGCCGGCGATGTGGAGAGCACATTTGGACTTGACACTTCAGCTTATTCTTCTGGGCTTCCAATAAATGTAATCGGTAATAATGTTACCTGGGACTTTACAAAAATTGTTGGTTTTGAACCCTTATTAAAAGATAATTATTTAAGCGCAGCGAGTGTTCCAAGCTCTTCAAACTATTCCGGCTGTAATTTAGTTCAAGAATCTACAGGATTATATACATATTTAAAATCTACAACCAGTCCCACTACACAGACAGAATTATTGGCCTTGAACATCAGTTCTATTTCTCTCACATTCACAAATTCTGCCATCATTGCAAAATATCCGATTACATATGGTTCTACTTCAACAGATAATTTATCGGGTACTTTTACTTTTTCTGTGAATGGAACGTTTAGCGGAAGTATAACAAGCAGTGCAGACGGAATTGGAACACTTAATTTAGCTATGGGTAGCGTTTTGACTAATGTAATAAGAGTTAAAAGTATTCAGTCAATTAATTTTAATGCCTCGCTTATTGCCGGTTTTCCACCCACACAAGTGGCCACGTTCAAACAAACTACTTACGATTATTATTCGCCTTTATTTAAATTTCCCGTAATAAGTATAAATTACAGTAAGTTCACTACCGTTTTAACAAGTTCGGCTACCGTTACGGGAAATGCAACGGGGAGTGCGAATTATATTGTGGTTGGTCTTAAAGAAAATACGTTAAATAACCAGGATGTTATTTTGTATCCAAATCCAACACAGAGCAGTTTCGGTATACATTTAAATAATGGCATTACATTGAGTTCAACGAAACTTTATAATCATCTAGGGGAGTTAGTTTTAGCCGATGATAAAAACGTTATTAATTTCTCCGAATTACCAACTGGCATCTACATTGCCGAAATAGTAACAGATAAGGGATCAATCAGAAAAAAAATTGTTAAAGAGTAA